Genomic segment of Hemiscyllium ocellatum isolate sHemOce1 chromosome 27 unlocalized genomic scaffold, sHemOce1.pat.X.cur. SUPER_27_unloc_3, whole genome shotgun sequence:
gtgtaaaaaaaattgtgcccttcaagtctttttaaaatctttttctccTGTCACcgtcaaaatttgctccctaatcttcaAACCCCAACCCTAGGGGAAGGACACCCTTCGTTCACCTCATctcccccctcatgattttataaaccttgataaggtcacatctccacttccaatgctccagtgaaaaagtcccagcccatccacctagatgaaggtagaatcctgtccctcgggattccctccaacaatgtgcccaccactgatgtcaggcacactggtctatagttccctggcttgtccttaccacccttcttaaacagtggcaccacgttagccaatctccagtcttctggcaccccacctgacatgcacagtatgctctatggaggtgctgtttctgatggatttaaagtgtccaaatgccacaatttctcccccactcacttgacaTAACCGTGCAGGCTCCTCactatttgatgttcatgttacttagagccctcatgattatatcaatctcaatgaggtcacccctcaacctcctgtgctccagtgaagacagtctcagcttctccttataactcaaaccctccagtcctggcaacatcctggtaaatctttactgaaccctctgtaatagtattcttcctattacagggccaccagaagccttctcagtactctacaagtgacttcaccaacatcctgtacaacttcaacatgatgtcccaactcctttattcaatggtgtgaacaattaaGGTAAGTGTGCTGAATGCTTAACATCAGTCTACAtttgtcaatatatcatatcagttgcatgacactgtgaccttttgctcttaactctgcgtcttatgatcctgctccacagctacccgctgaaggagcagcgctctgaaagctagtgcttccaaataaaactgttggactataacccagtgttgtgatttttaaacgtTGTCCCACCTCCTTTCTCGTGAACACAGCCCATACCTCCCGGTGCTGCTGGTAAACTGCCAATGAAACGATGCAgtgcctgcactcctgaaaagtttataatttctaatgaaaccagctactcattcactgctccatctgatacacgacattgggaacgtagtgcaggaggctgcaagaaatgagcagctttaaaacaaaacccgcttggagctttcaatgagagcctgagcccagcagtacattctggttacctttattgtggcccaacattgttacagcttcagatgcccccagcaaaagggcagagaaagagtagctgtTTTTTAGACAGCTCAACAACAGGGGGAGGAGCAAGGGGCAGGGCAAGGCCAACAGCAGGCCCCCGCACTACGCCTGTGTTGCCttgcacagtttacaaaaatcccttccccttcagagactccccacagtgtggaagcaggccactcgacccaaagactacacaccgatcctccaaagggtaacccaccgcgcaattcccctacccctattgctcaacatttacccctgactaatgcacctaacctgcacatccctgggcactatgggtattttagtactgtcaatccacctgaacctggacaacttgtatatgccgaccagatatcccaacccaatctagtcccacctgcgagcatggggcccatatccccccagttgccttttaaatgttgcaattgtaccagcctccaccacttcctctggcagctcattccatacacgtaccaccctctaaatgaaaaggttgccccttaggtctctttcatatctttcccctctcaccctaaacctatgacctctagttctggactctcccatcccatggaaaagacttcatctatctatcctatccatgcccctcatgattttataaacctctataaggtcacccctcagcctctgacgctccagggaaaacagccccagcctgttctgtctctccctatagctcaaatcctccagtcttggcaacatccttgtaaatctttttagattagattagattacttacagtgtggaaacaggcccttcggcccaacaagtccacaccgacccgccgacgcgtataccacccagacccatactcagGGGGTTTGCAAAGACTGCCACacacactacgtaggacaaacaggaagaaagttagccaccaggatacacgaacaccagctagccacaaaaagacacgaccctctatccctcgtagccctacgtacggatgaaaaaaaccaccacttCGACTTGGACAACATctgtcctgggacaggctaagcaaagacatgccagtgaattcctagaggcctggcactccaaccacaacgccataaacaaacacatagatctcgataccatctatcaatccctcagaaaatgaaccggaaatgacatcaccacaaaccccaggaaccctatccaggacaaacatataaatcgaaagcaggagacaacagcttgacttcatttggaggtcgccactgatgatgttccctagccaggtaatgaaacgtctggatatcaaaccgacagctcagtgagcaaacctacacccgaaacctcaacctgagctacaaaccttcacaaaccttgcaaagtagAATGGGTTTGCcaacagcatgctgcaaataCAAACTCGCCCCCCATGGATGATCTATCttgtgtgtgcatgagatagagaaacatactatttccgtgctgtttatctctatttgataaccgatgctttatttctgttggtgtaaatgttgttgtaattcataGCTGGATCCTAATAGGTGTAAGGGTGACAGAATTCCTCACGTAGGGCACTGTAAGATTCCTGGGAGACctctatttctggtttacttcctcatgaacaaacattaagcacgtgcacctatttatttatgattttgtttcatttttcttgtttgattccctgctatgactacaccttgtattaggatagttgacaggctgggagattgtggcttgggtcttgattgaatattttatcgttccagaagttataaaaggtggggtcaaagctttagcagaaatccagcagagctgagaacagaccgacatcttagtctgtgggaacagggagatcaacagaggatagagcaatcaggtcctgaaaccagaccagcctgtgatcagtgctttgattagcagcatccttctacatcagtcaatgccagttgtcagacaggtgcagcaaggcaagtggtatattagcaggctgaactgagattagaagtggggatgtcttcctgcagttaggggctcattgaatttattcaaggctgagttcatctgattgtTGAACAATAAAGTGTGAATTTTTATGTTGTGTGCATGAGGGGGTTTTGTGGTTTATGGTttatgtgttggatgcaggtacagtaaccacatttaaagtggaaggcaagaaaatggttttaagaccatgaCAGAACAGTTacggtcagacagcacagaaacggacccttcagtccaactattccatgctgactatgttctcaaactaaactagtgccacttgctagtgtttggcccatatacctccacaccttccctattcatgtacttgtccacatgtcttttaaacgttgcatctgaacatgcatccaccacttcctctttacattcactcaatacatgaaacacactgtttataaacaaacttttcccaattctgtccattccatggaatcattctctttcctttcagttgctgcaagtcataaattgaagcccagaatgaaaaaaatggaaaaggagttgtgaagagagtaccttactcacagatggttgacagagtaaggaggttgcagtctggaacaaacccgaaatgtcgattttcctgctcctcggacgctgcctgacctgcagtgctttgccagcaccactctaatcttgaccctgatctccagcatctgcagttctcactttctcctgtaagaaatcagcagttttaaaccaaaaacctgttgcagtttaaagctctcattgagagtctgagctcagtgtgaagttcaggtaatctttattgtgacccaactttgttacagcttcagaatctcccagcagaaaggcagagaaaaagtagcaatgttttaaaaacagctcaaggtcaaagtgcaacCCCTCGGTTTCTCCATTATTGGTCACcactgagttgtccctttgtaattggatccttggtatagccttaacctggaggaagtattgTCTGACTCAGCAATTTCAAACTGTATCCAAGTAAGTTGGATGAGCagcgtagagtcaaccagacgattgtgggtctggagtcacgtgtaggccagaccgggtaaaggatgcagctgggacgactgctctaataactgctcaagtcttccctaaaaaagaactgagtgaatcagatgggggttttcttccacccccaccccaccgaaAATGGTTTCACagttagattctgaactccagatttctgaccaaattccaattccaccatctgtcgcggtgggaatcgaactcgggagccactggaactgggttgatagtccagttggTAAAGGCACTCGGCTGTCTTTCtttcaatccccctgcaatgcCACGTGATCCCGCTGGGAGGTCAGCAAGGAGgcggcctgggtaaaggccttcccgccttaagggcctctcccccatgtggatccactggtgggtctggaggttggaggaatcgctgaagcccttcccgcagtcagggcaggggaacggcctctccccagtgtgactgcgccaaTGGGTCCccagggcagacgggaaacaagcctttcccacagtcgccacacttccatggtttctccacagggcgggattactcaggtttctccatggccgaagcttcagccccacacaaacgcatgtggagcttctctccaccatgaattcctctttccaaaccGTATAGCTGTTACATGCTCctcactcagtgcactgcaacggtagggtctctcatccagtcccactgatgctgaaaacgtacccaaacaggaaccaaaaagctttgctccttctcacagaatcagaaaactgttgcggtcccgatggattgaatgactgtcagacatggacgtcaaagtaaggactgcagacgctggagagtcagttagtgcagtgctggaaaagcacagcaggtcaggcagcatccgaggagcaggagagtcaacgttttgggcattaggccttcatctgttgattttgaaacttccatcttcagatcctgaaatgtaaaaagagattacaaaaggtCATCACTGTCAGAGCAGGGAAGGAATTCTGAACAAGGAATTCTGCGGaaagttcttttcttttgttattccacaaaattgaaagcaccatcccactctctcttcccctctgttctcactctgatctaactcatttccctgaaggtgctgattcaggatcttccaggggcagaaaagcaaaaacgtcaagactgacatctctctgaattttggataactccacctgaaagttaatatctttcacaacattgggatactgctgagaggtgaggaggtctgattttgggaagcaaaaaaaaagataatgagtttgtgccaatcccttcccttcagagaatccccagagtgtgaaagcaggccactcagccccacaaatccataccgaccctctgaagggtaacagacccacacctattcccctacccctattgcTCAACTTTTACTCCCTGATTAATGCAactcacctgcacatctctgggcacggtcaatccattctaacctggacaaagttaaaaatcacaccaccaggtgagtgttcaacaggtttatttggaagcactcgctttcagagcgctgatccttcaggtggttgtggagaataagatcataagacacaacttATAGAAAAACGTTATAGCGTCCTGCCaccgaaatgatatattgaacaaacctggattgtcaagtctttcatcttttagactgggttgcagctatcattcacatgtaaatcccagaccttCCTGCAAGGCACCTTATCAAGATAACTCGAGGTTTTACcgcaaaatgtgacatctcagttcagataacgcattaaaggtgtgaggtcagagtctgtctgtgtcccagtcttgagtcagactggttctatttccaaagtggaatttacaaaatattacatggactgactgcttccaggttgtgtattttttgagcaaaatacaatgtatctgcaaatacaaatagagccctatttctggtttacCTCCTAATGAATAAACATTAAACGCGAGCACCTATTTATTTCTaatgttgtttcatttttcttgtttgattccctgctgtGACTACACTGTGCCTGGATGGttcacaggctgggagattgtgggttgggacttgattgactgaatgtttcATTGTCCCAGAAGGTGTAAAGGGAGGTGGCGGGGGgtgtcaaagcttcagcagaaatccagcagagctgagaacagaccgacatccacatgccttttcaatgttgtaattgtgccagtctccaccacttcctcgagcagttcgtgccatacatgcaccaccctctgtgtgaaaaggttgcccctcagaccCCAGTTAAATCATTCTGCTCTCACCTCAAACAAACACCTTCTAGTtttcttggactcccctaccctggggaaaagaccttaggtttcctcccactatccatgCCCATTACAAAGGTCATtaagtttacccctcagcctctgatgctccatggaaaatgtccctggcctattcagcctctccctatagctcaatcttttctgacccctttcaaagtttcataacatctttcctacagcagggagaccagaactgaacgcagtattccaaaattggcttaaccaacatcctggacagccacaacatgacctcccaactcatctactcgatgctctgaccaataaaggccatcctaccaaatgcctcattcactatcctgtctacctgagactccactttcaaggaacgatggaccctgccctccaaggtctctttgttctgcaacactccccttaactgtgtcactcctgcctggattgcttgaccaaaatgcaacaactcccATTTCTCACCATTTAATTCCATCGACCACactttggcccatccgatcaattctaatttatagcgaactcacttttctctctcattctctagaagctgaaaatctccatcccacacactctccctccattctcagtttactgaccctaatccctgctgtacctcatcctgaagggtctggttcatgctgattcaTAGGCCCACACTCGGGAGGGGTGATgggtgtcgggggtggggggaggtctaAATGAAACCTACATAATCctgaacagcccagacagagtgggcattgcgaagatgtttccattggtaggacagactcagaccagaggcacagctttagagtgaagggaagtccttttagaaaggagaaacttcttcagccagagagcggtgaatctgtggaatctatttccatagaaggctgtggaggccaggtcactggggatatttaacactgagacagataggttcttgagtatcaaggggatcgagggttacggggagaatggggttgagaaacctagcagccacgattgaatggggtgattagacctgatggactgaatggccgaatttctgctcctctgatttAGGGTCTCTTGTTGTCCTGGACACAGAGCGAGAGAGTTGGGAGCAAGACTAGGCCATTCGGTCTTTCGGgtctgcaccagcattgaacaattcataactggatatgaatatacctacagcTAGGTGGGtagggctgggactttttttcactggaacacatgaggttgagaggtgaccttaaaagaggttcataaaatcctgaggagggtagatgaggtgaaccgcaggtgtcctttccctaggatgggggtttcaagattagggagcaaatgaggaaggggagtggagaaagattttcaaaagactggagtagcgcctttttttttgagagtagtttgtgtgtggaatcaatgtccagacacggtggtggatgtaggtacagtaacaaggtttaaaagacatttggataaggacatgaataggaaaggttcagagggatatgggccaaatacacacaggtgggactagtttagtttgtgaacacagtcagcacggtttagttggactgaagggtctgtttctgtgttgtctgactctggaactgttctAAACTGGTCTTAAAACCGTTTTCTTGCTTCCTCtataaacatccacttctttctcGTTCAAAGATCAgattaactcagccttgaatttattcaaatgaccccctaactgcaggatgacATTCCCATTtctaaactcaattcctcttactaattcctgatgaagggcttgtgcctgaaacttTGACTGTCCTACTGCTCGGATACACCTTGAATGAATCTACTGTCCcctcctctgctggcaatgcgttccaggcacctatcaccctctgagtaatgtactttctgtgtgcatctccaacatgatgtcccaactcctgtactcagcatgtgaacaatgaaggcaagtgtgctgaacaccttcttcacccctgtctaccagtgatgtaacttccaagaacaatgaacctgaacacctccaggtctctgttctacaacatgacccagggccctaccattacctgttcaagtcttgccctcctttgttttagcaaaatgcaaccctCACTTATATCcatacctctctcatacacacacgctctctctcagacatacacatacaccaccccctcaacacacaccctctcgcaggttcatactccatcacaatctCACTTTATCAAGCAGGCACACATGTAAATACACACTCACAGCGCACagtcttatacacacacacacacacacacacacacacttccctgaaGGGAGTTTCCCTgaaacgtcagttttcctgctcctcggatgctgcctgacttgctgcagcaCCACACGCTCGATTCTAAACttattaccctc
This window contains:
- the LOC132808041 gene encoding zinc finger protein 79-like isoform X2 → MVERSSTCVCVGLKLRPWRNLSNPALWRNHGSVATVGKACFPSALGTHWRSHTGERPFPCPDCGKGFSDSSNLQTHQWIHMGERPLRREGLYPGRLLADLPAGSRGIAGGLKERQPSAFTNWTINPVPVAPEFDSHRDRWWNWNLVRNLEFRI